Genomic window (Sediminispirochaeta smaragdinae DSM 11293):
GAATTGTAATGTAAGGAATCGTTACATTCGGAAAAAGACTGATCGGCATCGACATATAAGCCATCACTCCAAACAGAATGAGGGCGAAGATCACCATCAGTATGGTGACGGGACGCTTAATGGAGAGATCAACTATGTGCATAAGCTACTCCCTATTTGCCTTCGTCGGCATCGATGATCTTGAGTAGTGCTCCGTCGGTAAGCTTGTCGCCACCCTCGGAAACAAACAGATCGCCTGGAGACAAGCCGTCGATGACCTCCAGCTCAAGATTACGCTCATGGCCGATGGTAAGCTTTCTACGCTCAGCCTTATTGCCATCGGCGACAAAGGCTGACCATTGGTCTCCGGAATGGTTGAGTTCGCTTCGCTGAACGATAACGGCAGTATCGGTGGTATATGTCTCAACAGAGATATCAACACTCATTCCACTAACCAAGCTTCTAGGTTGACCATCAAAAGATGCCTTTACGAGAAAAGCTTTTTTCCGAGGATCCATATTGAGGGCCACTTCTGAGATATGCCCACTCAATGTCTCGGTTTGAGTGGCAATAACAGCCTTTGCGCCCACCTTGATCTGATCGATATCCAAAGGAGTGACATAAAAGGTGGCCTCGTAGCCGTCCAAATTCGAAACGGTAAAAAGAGGATCGCCAGGAGAAACATTGGCAGACGCTCTCACGTCTATCTGGGTGATGAATCCACTGATGGGAGACTCAACCTCAACCATTTTTCCGGCTGATTTGAACGCTTCCCTTGCAAGTTCATACTGGGTCTTGGCATTATCGTACTCTTGCTGAGAAACACCGGCATCGGCATAGAGTTTATTCGTCCTGTTATAGGCGGCCCTGGCATTCTCAAAAGAGAGTTTGGCCTGTTGATATGCCGAATTATCCTGAGAAAAGGACAGCACAACCTGATCCCGTTTCACATAGTCGCCTACCTTGAACCGAATAGTTCGAACCACTTCACTTATGCTGGCATATGCAGTCGACTGAGTTCTTGCCTTGAATTCTGCCGGAAATTTCAGATAGACCGAGAAATTTTCCGGTTCAATTGCTCGAACATGAACAGGGTATCCCTCTTCCTTGTATATCTGCGTAATACTTTGCTCCACAGCCCCATCCTGCTTTCCTCCGGAGCACGCACTAAGCACAATACACATTACGAGGCCAAAGAATGTCCGTTTTATCTTCATGAACCATCTCCTATTGAACAACGTTCATTTATGAACAACGTTCAGTGAGAAGGTAAAAAAAAAACTTTTCTTCGTCAACCTGTTTCTGTTGATTTATGATGAGAATGAAATATGGCCTTTGACAGAAAGGTTCGAAAAACGGAAAAGATGGATCCAACATTATATTCGCCGGAGGGAAAGGCAAGCAGACTACCAAACGTCCTTCGCATTGTAATACCAAGCATGAGGGAAAGACTTGCATCGACAAGGGTAACCGCCGCCAAATGGGGGTCGACATCAAAATTGAGAGACCCATCGGCCTTTCCCTCGCGGAAAATTTCAGTCACAAAATCCACAAAACTGGTCATATCATCAATAATGGTTTGTCGGATGGCATTTGCAATCGCGTGGCCATTTCGTAAATGAAGCAAGGGCAGCTGACTGTATAAAACAAACCGCGGATTACTGCACAGCTGGTCGAAAAAGTTAAGTAGTTTATCGAGCTGTTGTGCACCGTTGCCATTTGGGGGAACAGAGGCTTCCAAATCCTCCCGCTGCTTTGTCGTAAACCTGGCAATTAACGTTGCCAGAATATCTTCTTTGGTTTTGAAATGAAGATAGAGGGCACCGACACTCACTTTAGCCCTACGGGCGATCTCCCGCATGGTTACATTATCGTAGTCGTTCTCAAGGATAAATAATTCTTCGCAGATTTTTAGAATACGGTCGCGCGTTGCTCGTTTGCGTTGTTCCACTCGAGACACTTCTTCCACCGTTTTTCTCCTCATTTGAGATATTTTTCACTATTGTATATTCTATCAGCATATTGAGTGTACCGTCGGAGTCAGAGAAGGTGCAAGGCTTTTCTTGTTTAGTGTTACGAATATTGGTGATCATCACCCCTCATAGCCCTTGAATCTGCGCAAAAAGCAAAAAGGATAGACATAGAAGAGAAAATACCTACAATATGATACATGAAAAGGCCATTCATACTCGCCCTCCTTCTTTGCACGTTTATGTTCCATGCCGCGGCTCAAAGTCAGATACGGCAGACGAATGATGGCGATTCCCCAAGTGTTGCCCTTGTCTTAGCCGGTGGAGGTGCTCTTGGCTTTGCCCATATCGGCGTTATTAGAGCCATTGAAGAGGCCGGAGTCGACCCCGACATTGTCATAGGCGCCAGTATCGGAAGTATTGTAGGTGCCCTTTATGCGGCAGGCTATGACGCAAAAGCGATGGAAACGTTGGTCACGACGAATGACTGGAAGGACACCTTTTTCGATAAACACGACCGGAGTAAGTTGCCGTACTGGCAAAAGGCTTTCTATTCCAGTTACCATTTTTCTATTGCACTCACCCCTTCACAAAAGGCCACAACGGCCGGGGCCTTTCATGCTCAGCATGTTGTAGAACTCCTTGATCGTCTTCTGGAAAAGTATCCGGCAGAACTTGACTTCGATACCCTTCCCCGAAAATTCAGGGCCGTTGCAGCGGATCTTGTGACCGGAGAGCGGGTCGTCTATGATAAAGGGGATCTCAAAACGGTGATACGGGCATCCATGGCTGTCCCAGGAATCTTCACCCCAATTGAATACAAGGGACGGTACCTCATCGATGGAGGTTGGGCAGACAACACACCTACCCAGGTTGCAAAGGCTATGGGAGCCGATATTATCATCGTAGTTCCTCTTGGGGGATTAAAAAATGATATCGAAGAGCTTACAACCATCGCTGCGGTGAGCTCGCAAGCCGACCAGATTCGTATCAGGGAACGGATACAAGAGAGCCTTTCCGCAGCAGATCTTATTATTGCTCCTGATCTTCAGGGCTTTACGGCTGCCGACTTTGAACGAGGAAGCGAACTTGTGGCTGCGGGCTATGAAGCGGCAGAGCCCCTCTTTCCTGAATTGCGGGGGATTGCGGCCCTTCAGGGAAGCAAAAGGAGGGTCCCGAAATCGCCTGCGAATATTGAACAAAAATTGCACATCACCTCCATAACCATCAATGGAGAGCTATCGGAGGAAAGAGAAAATCGCTTAAAGGAATACCTTGATCTGAATATCTCCGAGGAGATCGGGAGAAGCAAGTTGAGGGAGAAGATCTACGCCCTCTATGACGATGGTTCCTATGCCCACATCTGGTATCGCCTTTTACCAAAGGATAATGGTTACCAGCTCATCATCGATGAGGAAGCACAGCAAATTCCTAGATCTCTCCTGAGCCTTGGTCTGAATATAGAAGGTACAGTGACGAAACGTAGTGCCTCATACGCCCAAATGACGGCAGCCTACATTTCATTTATTACCGATGATCTACGCTCTGCAGCCTTGGTGCAAACATGGATATCTGAGATGCCCTCCTTTAAAGCAGGTTTGGCGAGAGCCCTATTCTGGAATACACTTATAAGCATAGGAGGATATATTCATCAGGATCCCCACTATTTTTACGACGATGACGAGGTATCGGCAATCTACAGCCTACAGCGTTTCGGAGGTGACTGCGCAATACTCCTCCCCTTTCGAGGACACGCCGGTATCATAATTAGACCCTACGGGGAATACCGTTATCTGGATCGCTTTATAGGCGACAGTTTATTCGAACAGGAAGGATGGAGCCATTACGGTATAAACGGAAGCCTCTCGATAGATACACTTGATCGCATTCTTACCCCGAAACGGGGAATCTATTCATCCCTTGAAGTCGATTATGGTGCGGAAGAGGGATGGAACGACATTGTCAGAATAGATGCCGAGGGCAATGCCTTCTTATCTCCCTCGTCACGGTGGGTGATCAATCCATGGGCATTGAGCAAGAATTTGCTTCACGGTACACCCCGCTCCGTGGATCTGCCAGCCATGGGTGGAACGGGAAGCCTGGATGGCTATTATCGCCAGGAAATTCGCTCGGAAAATCTTTTTGCAACAGGATTGAGAGTCCGTCGCCAAATCGGCAGCCTGCCCCTGGGCTTCGGCAATGAAATCTATGCACAGCTTGCGGCAAGTGGAGGAATGTCATGGAAAGAGGATTGGACCGACCTGGGAGAAGATCCTCTATACTATAGTGGTGCAGCGGTTGGGATCATTGTCAATACGATCATCGGTGAAGCTCAGATCTCCATGGCAATAAACGATGAGTACCGTTTCAGCGGCTACATAGGATTACGCAACAAATTGCCTACACTTTTCGACCGCTAAAGGAGAAACAATGAGAAGCTATTATCTGTATGATTTTTCGATAGGAACTCTTCGTATCGCTACTTTGGAAGATGCCATTGTCGAAATATCGATTGTTTCCGGAAGAAAGGCCCATAGCGAAGGAGAAGAAAAGGAAACAATTCTCGTACAAGAAGCCTACAAAGAGCTGAAAGAATATTTTGAAGGAACGCGGAGAAGTTTCGATCTTCCCCTTGCCCCTCAGGGTACAATGTTTCAAAAGCGTGTTTGGAAGGCTTTGCTCGATATTCCCTACGGCGAAACAAGGAGCTACAAACAGATTGCCGAGGTTGTAGGCTCTCCCAAGGGCTTTCGCGCCGTGGGACTGGCAAACAACAAGAATCCCATCATTATCGTCGTTCCATGCCACAGGGTGATCGGAGCGGACGGCTCATTGGTTGGCTACGGAGGGGGCCTTGAGGTCAAGGATCAACTTCTAAGATTGGAGCATACCTATTTGACAGGGCAGCAAGAACTGCTCTGAGAAACACTCCCTACTTCTTTATCAATCTGCCATATGTAACGTTTACCTAGTGTTCCGAATCCTGGTGGTAATTTGTTCTTTTTGCAGGGAAAATCCTTGGTTTTTCCTCCTTGCTTGATTTCTCTATGTGTATCTTTGCAATTGACGATAAGAAAAAGAATTGTATGTTGTAGACCACCAATATTCGTAACACTCAGGGAGAGCCCTTCTGTTCAGGTCAACAGGAGCTCCTCCACCGTCCGGCCCCCTTCAAGGGCATCGAGAATTTGATCGACAACA
Coding sequences:
- a CDS encoding methylated-DNA--[protein]-cysteine S-methyltransferase: MRSYYLYDFSIGTLRIATLEDAIVEISIVSGRKAHSEGEEKETILVQEAYKELKEYFEGTRRSFDLPLAPQGTMFQKRVWKALLDIPYGETRSYKQIAEVVGSPKGFRAVGLANNKNPIIIVVPCHRVIGADGSLVGYGGGLEVKDQLLRLEHTYLTGQQELL
- a CDS encoding efflux RND transporter periplasmic adaptor subunit — protein: MKIKRTFFGLVMCIVLSACSGGKQDGAVEQSITQIYKEEGYPVHVRAIEPENFSVYLKFPAEFKARTQSTAYASISEVVRTIRFKVGDYVKRDQVVLSFSQDNSAYQQAKLSFENARAAYNRTNKLYADAGVSQQEYDNAKTQYELAREAFKSAGKMVEVESPISGFITQIDVRASANVSPGDPLFTVSNLDGYEATFYVTPLDIDQIKVGAKAVIATQTETLSGHISEVALNMDPRKKAFLVKASFDGQPRSLVSGMSVDISVETYTTDTAVIVQRSELNHSGDQWSAFVADGNKAERRKLTIGHERNLELEVIDGLSPGDLFVSEGGDKLTDGALLKIIDADEGK
- a CDS encoding patatin-like phospholipase family protein, with amino-acid sequence MKRPFILALLLCTFMFHAAAQSQIRQTNDGDSPSVALVLAGGGALGFAHIGVIRAIEEAGVDPDIVIGASIGSIVGALYAAGYDAKAMETLVTTNDWKDTFFDKHDRSKLPYWQKAFYSSYHFSIALTPSQKATTAGAFHAQHVVELLDRLLEKYPAELDFDTLPRKFRAVAADLVTGERVVYDKGDLKTVIRASMAVPGIFTPIEYKGRYLIDGGWADNTPTQVAKAMGADIIIVVPLGGLKNDIEELTTIAAVSSQADQIRIRERIQESLSAADLIIAPDLQGFTAADFERGSELVAAGYEAAEPLFPELRGIAALQGSKRRVPKSPANIEQKLHITSITINGELSEERENRLKEYLDLNISEEIGRSKLREKIYALYDDGSYAHIWYRLLPKDNGYQLIIDEEAQQIPRSLLSLGLNIEGTVTKRSASYAQMTAAYISFITDDLRSAALVQTWISEMPSFKAGLARALFWNTLISIGGYIHQDPHYFYDDDEVSAIYSLQRFGGDCAILLPFRGHAGIIIRPYGEYRYLDRFIGDSLFEQEGWSHYGINGSLSIDTLDRILTPKRGIYSSLEVDYGAEEGWNDIVRIDAEGNAFLSPSSRWVINPWALSKNLLHGTPRSVDLPAMGGTGSLDGYYRQEIRSENLFATGLRVRRQIGSLPLGFGNEIYAQLAASGGMSWKEDWTDLGEDPLYYSGAAVGIIVNTIIGEAQISMAINDEYRFSGYIGLRNKLPTLFDR
- a CDS encoding TetR/AcrR family transcriptional regulator; translation: MEEVSRVEQRKRATRDRILKICEELFILENDYDNVTMREIARRAKVSVGALYLHFKTKEDILATLIARFTTKQREDLEASVPPNGNGAQQLDKLLNFFDQLCSNPRFVLYSQLPLLHLRNGHAIANAIRQTIIDDMTSFVDFVTEIFREGKADGSLNFDVDPHLAAVTLVDASLSLMLGITMRRTFGSLLAFPSGEYNVGSIFSVFRTFLSKAIFHSHHKSTETG